TAGGGTATTTGCAGCCCCACTGACAGGGTTTTTCCAGGGTGCGTGTGGCAGAGTGTGTGTGGTGCTGGCTTGCTGACCCCCTGGGGACTGTGCATAGCCTGCCTTTCTTCTCAGCTTTTCCACTCCCCCCAGGATATTTCAGGACTAGTCTTTCCCTCACTTGCTCAGGCCAACGTGTATCCAGCGTCCTGGCACCTGAAGATCAGAGGTGGTGAGAGGTGGCGCATCAAGCACAGTCCTGATGACACCATCCTATGGCCACCACCCTGAGCCTACTGTGGCCCCTGAGACCTTTGTGAGTCTTCTTTCTATGCACAATTGTTCTTCTCCTCAGGATCTACCCGCTCCAGCCCTGTGTGAGGATAGCATAGATGATCACAATAACAAAATGATTAGCTTTTATGTAGTGCTTTGCAGATCCCTCTGCCCTTttacttgtttgtgtgtgtgtgtatgtgtgtgtgtgttttattagtGCCCATTGAGGGCCCAGCCTAATTCTGCACTTCCCAGCACCATCACCTTTGAAATTCCAGCCCTTGGAAGAGAAGAGCCTCCATGCCGAGGGCTTGAGTATGGGAGTCTGCCCTTAAACTTCATTTATGTGCAGAAGGCTTTACACTTCATTGAGCCTTCATTGCACTCCCTCCATATGCTAACAATATCTGAGGATGTGCTTGATCCCCTGGCCAGACTGTCAACCTCCTCCAAGCAGGCACTGTGGTTTATAAATCATTGTATTGCCAACATTTGGCAGATGCCTGGTATAGAAGAGGTGTCAGTGAGTATTCAAATGACCCAGGCTTTCATGTACATCATCTCATCTGAACCTCATCACCTCCCTGAAAGGTTAAGTAACAATAACCATCCCTGTTTGATAGGCAAGGCAACTGAGTCTGAGAAAGTACGAGATTTGCTGAAAGTCTGGGTAGGGGCAGAAAAGAATTCACCACTTTCCCTTGCTCTTCCTCCAGCTCCTGTTTGTCAACCTGGTTCAGAGTGCCCCAGCTTCCAAGCCTGAAAGCTGATACTGACTCCAATTCTTAGAGTTTCAATTTAGGCAAAAGTAGTTGGAGACAGCTGCCAATGCTTTGACTCTACCCTGCTGCTTCGTCCCAACTCTGGGCACTGTCCTGCAGGGGCCCAAGCCCCCCCTCCCACCTCTGGCAGCCTATTAACTTCTTATTTGGGGAGTTGAGGGATCTAATAGCCCTTTGGCTTATAGACTGGGCATTCTCTGCAGGGTGCTCTTTATGGAAACCCAAAGCTTTTCAGGTGCCTCTTCCCCAGGATCAataggtttttatttcttcccctaGGGTGAGGAATCAGAACTGAGATGGTGCTAGTTTGGCaggtggaaaggaagggaaagggatgTCGTTGCAGGATTGAGCAGTTCCTGGCTCCATTCCCCTACCCCTACACATATCCCAAAGGCCCACTGCAGGTCACACATCCAGGGAGAGGTGGGAGGCACCAACAGCAGAAGAGGCCTGAACAGGAGAGGAGGGAATAGGGGAGAAGGGGAAATTCTCAAGCTGACTGGGAGCAGTTGTTGCTCTTAGGGGATAGGTTGGGTGTTTCACAGCTCCCCTTGCCCTTCTGATCCTCCCCTGTGGGGAGGGGTTAGGATTAGGGACAGACATTAGAGCTTAGAAGGGGTTAGTGTTTGTCTGAAGTTAGGGTTAAGGCTAAGGTTCAACCTAGACCTAGGAACAGGAAGAGGGTTAGAGTTAGAGATAGGTTTAGGGCCGTGGGTAGGATTAGAACTCCCACTGACTCTGGTGAATGTGCACACAGAGGTATCACATTGGTGGTGTTAGTAACAAAATCCTCATTCTGGTTCTTTATGGGAATGGCTAGCTTAGTAGTTTGGTTATGGACCACATTAGGGTTTCCTTTGGTTACATCGGTTTAAGCCTAGCCTGCATTTGGATTCTAGCCTACCTGCTCCCTTCTCTCCCACCAGCATCTCTGAGCTTCTCGGTCCAGCACCAGGCTCATCACCTATTATCTGGATCTCCCTGAGCCCAAGATTGGGAGTGGGGCTCCTGATAAGGTAtttattagatagatagatagatatacatatataatacctaatagtgtatacacacacacacacacacacacacacacacatatatatatatatatatatatatatttttttttttcttttgtagaggtggggctgcctgtgtggcccaggctggtctcaaactcctgggctgaatcGATttacccacctcggtctcccaaagtgttgggattacaggcatgagccactgccccaggctAGTATTTACTTTTCTGTTGGTGGAAGGGCTTCACCCCTGTCCAATGCCCTGACCACAGCTGAAGAAGCCAAGCTTCAGGGACCAATAGCTCCACATTAGGGGCAGCAGCACTCTGCTTTAGTTTCTCTTCCTACTTTTTGGAAGATGGTCACAGTTATCATTCAATAGTAGCTATTTTCTCAACAGCTGTTCCAGGCAGGAAAAGCAGGCACTGAGGTTGTTTAACCCCCATTCACCAAGTATATGTACTTGTCCATATCACACAGCCAGTTGCTGTTCCACGAGGAAGAAGAACCCTGCAGGGTTGTTTGGCTACTGACCAGGTTCCTCTCTCAGGAGAGCTGGATTCCCAGTGGCCTTGTTAGGGTCATCCAAGGGTCAGAATCTCAGGGTCCTCTGGCAAGGTTAGGAAACCAGTCCCCCAACAGCATATTCTATTTGTTTGAGAGAGGTAAGCTTCCAAGCCTGGGAGTGGTAAAAGGGGAGGATAGGGGACACCACAAACAAGGTTGTGTTCTGGATTCAAGGAAAAGCCACCAAGTCATCGATAAAAATAGAGATTTTATTCTGCAGAGGAAGATGCTACACTGGTGGGGGCGAGGAGCCGCTAATAGCTACAGTGGAAGGAAATACTGATTCCAGGAGGCAAATGCATCTTTGAGAAactgaggagagaagagggaccAGAAAAGGCtgcagggagaaaggagagaagagtggAGAGGGATTGGGTTGGGTTGGAGGTGGTCTTTGCAAACCAGGCTGGGACCCAGCacaataaatagttttatttacaACATCCAAACTCGTGGCTCTGTATCCACGTTTCAGTGCAAATTATTTACACACTGATGAGGAGGCAGGACAGGAAGGGGTAGGAGGTGGCCCAGGGAGGCATGGCTCACAGCTGTTCAATGGCTCCACGACAGAGACTGGGAGAATGGGGGCATTTCTGCTGGTTCCCCCAACCTCATTTCCACATCATCACAGCTGCCCTTTTGCCCTGTAACCTCCTGCTTCAGCTACAGGTGGGGAGGAGAAAGGCCCTGATGCCCAGGTGTGGGTTCAGGGTCTGCACCCATGGCAGGAGAATAGGAAGGGACTTAGGAGGACCCGGAGAAAACGTAGGACAAAGGGGaagaagagaggcagagaggtcGCTGGCGCGATGGAGCAGGCAGAATGACACCATCAGGAGCCGACCCCATGGCGGAGGGGAcccttccttctctcacctccTGGCCAAGCAGGGGGCAGTGCAACAAGGGGTCTCCCGcggagagggagggaggtaggTCCGGGGCAGGTCCATCAGGATGGCAAGAGGGTTCATGCCGCCCCAGGCAAGTGGTTTGAGGAGTCCCCAGGTAGGAGGAAGTGGGAGAGATGGGATGCGTATGAACCGCGGGGAGTGTGACTGGAGGTACTCGGGTGGGCGAATAACCGGGTCTTGAGTGCTAGCGAGTCTGTTTGGGGGAGGGCTCGAGGAGAGCGTTCCTGGGGGCGAGTCCGCGCAGCGCCTCACAGACACTCGTGCAGTACGCGCGTGTGCGTGCAGTTGCGGCAGCTGACGTGGCAGCACCAGTGGAAGGTGCAGTTGCAGCGCTCGGTGACGCGCTGCGTGCGCGTGCGGTGGCCCCTGCCGCAGCAGAGCAGCTCGCAGCCGTCCAGCGCGGGCGACGAGCTGTTACAGGCGCGCCCTGCCGTGCCTGCTGTGCCCAGGCGTCCGCTGTACGTGCAGAAGTTGGGCGATTTCTCGAAGTAGACGAGGTCGTGGGGAGAGGGCGGTTTGTGGGCCGGGTCTTCCGGCTCCAGGCGCAGCAGCTCCGCCCGCGAAGCGCGGTTGCTGCCGCGGTTGCCGTAGAGGACGCGCGAGGCGCCGTCGAAGCGGTCGCGCAGCACATCGCCCACGGCGCGCAGCGTGGGCAGCCGCATCCAGCACGTgcgcaccgtgcatgagccgGACATCCCGTGGCACTTGCACTCCTGGCGCATCTCGGAGAATACGGTCTGCGGGGATAGGGGAAGAAAGAGTGTCCCAGGGCACCGGGCCAGAGTCACCCTCCCAGACACTGCCCTCTCCCGGACGCCACGGGGGCCGGACCTCAGCAAAGGCCCAGGCCTAGCTGAGCCCAGGGGAAGGGAGGCGCGAAATGTTCCGCTGAGATTTGGAAACCCTGCCCAACCCTGCTCCGCCGCGGCGAGTCAGTCTCGGCCTCTCAGGCTTATTTTTCGAATCTGTACAGCGAAGAGACTGTGCTTGATTTGCAACCTCTTCTACCTGTCCGCGGGCCAGACATACCTTTGCCCTCAGCCACTGTCTCCTATTCTCCGTCTTCGTTCCAAGCCTCCGGCTCTCCCAGGACGCCCTCTCCTGGTGCCCCTTGCCTTATCTCACCGACCGTCACTTCCCCAGCCCGAGGTTGGCCCCTGCCGCTCCGCTTAGGGTGCGGAGCCTCTCAAAGCTCACCGTACGGCCTGCCTCGTTGTTGTGAAGGTTCATGAGGAAGCGCAGGTCCCGCCCCTTCTCCCCGGAGTCCACGAACTCCCGGCCGAAGAGGCGGCCGAAGTCAATGTTGTCGCTGCAGCCCCCCCAGTGCCAGTCGGGGCCCCCGGGGCCGCGCCGCCGGTAGTCACACGTGCAGGATTCGATGGAACCTTCTGAGCAGGAGCGCGCCACCGAATGGGTGACCCCGGCGGAGGTGATAGCGAAGATAAACGCCGTTTCTCGACAGCCTGTGGGAGAAGGGAGCGGGGATCAGCGAGAGGGTACGCGGGGCGCGGCCAGCACCCTCATGAAGGGCTTGGGACCGGAATCCCACCCCCGACTCCGCACTTTGAGTCCTGAGAGCCAGGGCCGGCAGTGCTGGAAAGCTGGTCTCTAGGGCTAGTAGAGAAAGCAGGTGCGTGGGCACGCAGCCACGTCCACGGGCGTAATCACACCTTACTGGGAGATTCTAGGGCGCATTTTGGCTCGATAGCGGAAGTGGAGCAGCCCCAGAGAGACAAACCGAAGAGAGGGGAGCGGAAGAACCATACATCCCCAAGACTTCTTCGCAGCCCAAAACTTTCGGCCCGTTTTGGCGATGCAAGCCTTGCTGGGCGAGAGGCCAGACACACGCCTGCAGAGAGCAGCTTCCCAGGCGCTTTTGAGAGAGGCTGGGGGAAAGCGGCGGTCAGCCGGCGTCCGCGACCCGAAACTTTCTTTATCTGGGGCAGTAGCTCAGAAAAGTTAAGCTCGTTTCCAGGGTGCACGGCTGGAAAACGCCTGGTAGAAGTCTGGCCCCGAGCTGGCTCTGGGCACGAGGCACTTGGCAAGGTTGATTGTGTGACCCTCCAGGCGCCTGGGACACCTTCTCTGAACTCGCCCGCCCATGCCCTGGGGGTGACCCCGCGTTTCCCCTGCTCCCGGAAGCGTCGCCTTCCTGGGCACCCACCTCGGTTGACGATCTTGCCGAAGAGGTGGGGCCCTGGAGCAGTGGGACAGTTCCAGCGGCGATTCCGGAACTGCCACTTGCACTCGCGCACGGCACTCTGCAGCCCCCCACTCACGCTGTGCAGGATCCCCGGATTTTGGCGTATCAGACGCCGCTGTTTGCGGCTCAACAGCTGCAGACTGGGCTCGAGTACCAGTTGCAGACTCTTGGAGTCTGTAAGCAGGTTCGTGGAAGAGGCTACGTTCACAATACCCCTGGTGGGACGTATGATAGCTCAGGCTCAGGAAGGGGATCCGCACCCTAACCATAAAAACTGTGCCACCCGGTCCTCTTCCTGGGGGTATGTGGCTGGAGAGAATGGCGGGAGATTAATAATACGCTAATGACCCCGCTCTCCCAGGCTCACTAATTTGAAAGAACTGGGCGTCCAGACTTGTGTGTGCCCAGTAGTCCCAGGGCTGCTCGCCTGAGCCCTAGGTCCGGAGACTGGACAGAGGAGGTACCCGGAGACCGAGTGTCTACCTTGGATCTCCGAGCCTCTTCCGGTCAGCCTGAGCGAGATAATCATGGCCTGCAGTTCTTGCCCACCCAAGGCGTGAAATGCTTAGGAGTCccaccctcttctcccctcctttcTAGGCGAACTCCTGGCCCTTCACTTCCCGAGGTGGGGAAACCTGTGGTGAGGCCACCGCCGTGAGGCTGGAGTTGGCGCTCAAAGGGGAAGGGCGGTGCTAGATGAGAGTGGGCTCCCTGCCTGGGGTATCTTAGGCCTCCGCAGGCGGATCATTCGCCCCACTTGTACAGAGCTGGAGTCTGGGGCAGTTTCATGCCAGATCGCCCTTCGGTGTCGCGGAGGAAAGTCAGAGTGGGGAGGGAGCCTGTCGGCAGACGGATCCCAGAGCGTGGGAGCTGGGTAGGGTTGGCCCCTGGCTCTGTGCCGCGGGACAAGTGGCGACCCCGCACCAGCTCACTTACCACCATCGGCCACTGCTGTTGGCAGCCAGGGCTGCGGGCAGAGCGGCCAGCGCCAGCAGCAGCGTAGCAGAAACCCAGCCAGGCAACAGCGCCCAGAGCCCCATGGCCTGCCTGGCTTTGCCCGCTCTGTGCTGCAGTTGCGGCGACTTTGGTTGTTGCCCGCGACGGTGGGACGGGACGCGGCGGTGGCGGCAGTGGCGAGAGTTCGCAGTCTGGCTTTAACAACCCTGGGGGCGGGCGGCGGACAGCATGGCTCGCGGTCCCGGCTGGTGGGCTGAGGCGGCCACGGCGGGCGGCACCGCCTCTTATAGTTGCGGCGCTGGCTGAAGTGACGGGAGGAGGCTGCCCCTCCGGGCCGCACTGTGGCACCAGGGCGCACCGGTTAGGGGCGCAGACAATGGGCAGCGAGCGGGGCTGTGGTTCCCGCCCGTCTGAGCCGAGAGCTGACGGGTTGGCCGTCGGGGCTCACCCCCGCCCCCTGCCCGGTGGCCCCCGCCTCCGGGCCTGCACTGGCCGCGGACCCCTCCCCTTGGGACACCCTCCCACGCGCGCCCGCCTCACTCAGCTGAGCGTCCGGAGCCCGTCGAGGACTAGCATCCGCCAGGGGGCGCGGCGAGAGTGTGCTGCGGGGAGAGCCCGCCAGGGGCCCAGCCCGCCTCGCCGCCCGCGGTGGGGTTGTCCCCTCGACGTCACCCCGGGCCCCTCCGACGTCCCCTCTCTCCCCCATCCTGAGTGTCGGAAGGAAAGCTGTGGTTCTGGGCAGCGACTCCGGGGAGATGCTTAACCGCCCAGGAACCCCCGATGGCtggacagagaaggaaaaaggggagaCGGGGGCGTGAGTGCGGCTGTGGTCAGGGAAATCCCGGGGATGAGTTGTGGGGGTGAGCTAACCAAAAGGAGCCTAGCGGTGGAGAGAAACCTAAAGCAACAGGCAGTTTGCTCATGTGCGCCAGAAGAAGCGCACaagtggctgtgtgtgtgtgtgtgtgtgaagtggaACAACGTGAATATGGGTGGGAGTGAGAATGTGCTGTGTTCTGAGGGTGCATCCTCCTGTGTGTTGGTACGTGTAGAAACTCCTTGTTCTGACGAAGGATGTTAGGAAACTTTCCAAAGAATTTTGGAATTTAGCTCAAGTCAGAAAAGGTCATGGAGTCACCTTGTCACAGTCACCGCCTGGGGCAGTGTGTCAGGAAGGAGGTGGCAACTGTCGACAGGAGACTCAGAAGCATGATTGAGGGATGCAGAGTGTCTGGACTGTGTGTGGAGTGGGTGGATGAGCATGTGCATGGGAAgattaaatatgtgtgtatgcgtCATTCTGTTGCCCTTTGTACCTCGTGGCATCCTATGGCGTGTCACACTGTGGTATGTGTCAACCAGTGCATGTCATTGGGGGAGAGAGCCGAGCCTACAACCAAGATGGTATTGAGGTGAACCCAGCCTGGAGTGGCTAAGTCTCTGAGGCCTAGGCTCAGAAAGGATGGGAAGTAGTGCAGATGTCCACTGTATGTATGGTGATGGAGAGGACTGGGAAGACAAGGGTTGCTGGCTGCATTGAACCTAGATGAGGAAACTTGTGCCTCCATGTGTTTGCTTCTCTTTGGATGTTTCTGCCAAGTTTCTGTCTTCCCCTAAAGCTCTAGTTCCCACCACACTGGGATACCCAGAGTGCCTGTGACCATCTCATCCATTGTacacttttctcttctctcccagggACTCCTACTCAGCTTCAAGGCCATTTAGGCCTCCTATTGAAGAAgtgacaggctgggcgcggtggctcatgcctataatccccacactttgggaggccgaggcaggtggatcacgaggtcaggagatcgagaccatcctggccaacatagtggaatcccatctctaataaaaatacaaaaattagctgagtgtggtggcgcacacctgtagtcccagctactcaggaggctgaggcaggagaatggcttgaacccgggaggtggagattgcagtgagccgagatcacgccattgcactccagtctgggctacaaagcaagacttcatctgaaaaaaaaaaaaaaaaaagtggctgctTTTCCCTATATGGGGAATAGGGGGCACTGCCAGCCTGGTTATCAtgccccaccaccacacacatggCCCCTGGAAGGAGGGAAgatctcttctctctccccattTTGCAGAATTAAAAATAGATCAGGCACTTGTCCAAGGTCCACGTCTAATAAATGAATCAATGGTAGAGCCAGATTAAAACCCAGACCAATTTGActcaaagcccatgctctttcgACCTTACCAGCTGCTTGCCAGTGTGCAGCAATTACAGGCTGGGAACCCTTCTCAAAATTGATgggtaaaaataattttgggggccttcctgcctcccttttgAGTTCTAgctctcatttttttcatctccCTTGTCTTTTAGGATGCCTTCTGACTGAGAAATTTCCCCAGGCCTGAACCTAAAGTCTCAAGTCCCAGAAATGACTAGGATTCCCTTCTAAGGCAGGGAAATCACTCTAAGGAATAAATGCCAGGTAAGTTTCATTAATATTCCTGGGCACTTGTGTTTTAAATGAGATGCATATTAACCCAAATGAAGCCTGATGAaagttattttagaaagaaatgtccttctttcccttttttcttcccttttgccCAGCCTAGTATATCTGGCCCTTCCAAGGATCCACCCCGGAGGGAAAAGGTGTAGTGGTCCAGCACCCTCCGTAGATCCAAAAGCCAGTAGTCCCTGCAGAGAGCACCCAGCATAGATAGCTCAAGTAAATGGACAATGTACCATGGGGAGCCTGTCCTTTATCCCTTATGAGTTTTTTCCCACTGGGGCCTGGGTCACATCTTTTGGCCTGATGGATTGATACAACACCGTGAGGGTGGGAGGCTGGCTGGAAAATATGGAAGCCCTGTCTTTGACAACTGTTGTCAAGCAGAGgtggaaagagaggaaaggagccACTGTGCTTTGTTCCAACATTCCACCCACCAGGAGTAGGGGGCAAGAGGGTAAGGCCCCTAGATCTGGGTCACATTGTTTATGACCTGgctgacatttctttttcttttctttttttaaaatatgaaatgcttcacaaatttgcatgtcatccttgtgcaggggccatgctaatctctgtatcattccaattttagtatatgtgctgtcAAAACAAGCACCCAACTTTCTATTTAGATCAAATAATCATGATATCAACTgtcccctctttctttcctgcatCATCCACTTATCTCTCTCCTGGAACATACACATAGGCATGCAGACATGCTGCAATAGTACCCATCTGAAAAACCCAAAAACTTCATTAGACCCCACGTTATTGCTCCATTTCAGTGCTCCATTTTACTGCAAAAATCAAAAGGGTTGATTTAATTACTAgagccaatttctttctttctttctttcttttttttgagacggagttttgctcttgttgtgcagactggagtgcagtggtatgatctcggctcactgtaacctccaccttccggtttcaagcgattctcctgcctcagcgtaccgagtagctgggattacaggcgcccaccaacactcccacctaatttttgtatttttagtagaggcggggtttcaccatgttggccaggctggtctcgaactcctgacctcgtgatctgcccacctcggcctcccaaagtactgggattacaggcatgagccactgcgcccagcccagagccATCTTTCCTAAAACAGAAGTCTGATTAGTTCATTTCTCTGCTCAAAATTTTCCAGCGAGACCCCATGTCACTCAAAGTAAAGGGGCCTCCTTCCTAGCCCTCCAGCTTCATTGCCTACCACTCTCTTCCTTGCGAATTTCTCCCCACTAGCCCCACTGGCCTCTTTTCTAATCCTTTGAACCAAGCATGCTCCTTTCTAAGGGTCTGTGCACCTGCTTTTCTGTCTTCTAAAATGCTCTTCCTCAGATCTCTCCATGTATTTGTTCCTTCAGTTTGTTTTCCCTCCCCCTTTATAAAATAGAATCCCACTACTAATCTCCTTTaccctgcttcatttttctctgtatCAGTTTTGACCGTGGATGACTTTAAAGGCTTGAAGTTGAAAATCAGTAGCAAACCACCCCCCTGGAATAGGGTTAGAGGTGAGATGTTAGAGGGGAGAGGGGCTTTGCCTTGACTTTGGGATCTGGGGAGGAAGCAGGGCTCCAGGGTTTAGAGTTTGTGGGCAGAGGAGCCTACCCTCCTTTGAAGCACCTGCAGGCAGCACTGCCCCCTTGGGCTGGGAAGGCACAGCCCATCCATTAGGCCTGAGTACAGAAGGGGGCAAAATTCTGTCTAAGGTAATCCCATGGATTTGTTGGAGTGGACTGCTGAAAGTGGGGCCTTCCTGAGAGTCCAGTATACAGTCGGCCCGCAGACCCTTTGGTGCCTCCAGGTGGTGGCCTACGGTGCTGCAGCAGAAGGCGCATTAAGCGGAGGGTGGGCAGCGCAGCTGAGCTCACCGCCACGGGCGCATCCATCCCTCCTGGGCCTATAATTTGGGTTCCCCGGGTCTGGCCTCCCCTATCAGCGGCTCAGCAACAGATGAGTCACCCGGGACCCCGGGCCAAGGCAAAcatggtggggggggggggaggaggaggcttCTGAGGCTTTAGCCACCGCCTCAGTTGCTCGACATCCCCCAATCTCCAGGggcccccactcttttctttGACCCCCGCCCTCCGGGGCCCCAGTGTTCTTCCCACATTGCTCTCGTTACACCCTCCATCCCTAGGATGGGAAGGGCAGCCCTCCACTCTTCTCATTGAGGGGAAGGGGAACCAGCTT
The Pan troglodytes isolate AG18354 chromosome 10, NHGRI_mPanTro3-v2.0_pri, whole genome shotgun sequence genome window above contains:
- the WNT1 gene encoding proto-oncogene Wnt-1, producing the protein MGLWALLPGWVSATLLLALAALPAALAANSSGRWWGIVNVASSTNLLTDSKSLQLVLEPSLQLLSRKQRRLIRQNPGILHSVSGGLQSAVRECKWQFRNRRWNCPTAPGPHLFGKIVNRGCRETAFIFAITSAGVTHSVARSCSEGSIESCTCDYRRRGPGGPDWHWGGCSDNIDFGRLFGREFVDSGEKGRDLRFLMNLHNNEAGRTTVFSEMRQECKCHGMSGSCTVRTCWMRLPTLRAVGDVLRDRFDGASRVLYGNRGSNRASRAELLRLEPEDPAHKPPSPHDLVYFEKSPNFCTYSGRLGTAGTAGRACNSSSPALDGCELLCCGRGHRTRTQRVTERCNCTFHWCCHVSCRNCTHTRVLHECL